A stretch of Sulfurimonas autotrophica DSM 16294 DNA encodes these proteins:
- the mltG gene encoding endolytic transglycosylase MltG, translated as MKVKKLTILTYVLAIIFVIVLSLMYYLNKPIYTPKVLYIPAGSINKIITQLQSKNYDVCKIDSFILRLLGSPQSGWIDMQTNSNTKADFLYKLTTSKAALQNVTLIPGETTYVFLNQLANNLHLNRTKLQNEFERYAPVKEGVFIPDTYKLPVGITEKELIRVLLNISHKKMKELSAKFFGTYNEKKWFQYVAIASVIQKESANTAEMPLVSSVIYNRIKKGMKLQMDGTLNYGKYSHQRVTSYRIKNDTTSYNTYKHRGLPDTPVCNVSIEAIKAAIFPKKTNYLYFMKSKNGMHDFACNYSTHLRNIRRATK; from the coding sequence ATGAAAGTAAAAAAGCTTACTATACTTACATATGTTTTAGCAATAATTTTCGTGATTGTTTTATCTCTCATGTATTACCTTAATAAACCTATTTACACACCAAAAGTTCTCTACATTCCTGCAGGTTCTATTAATAAAATTATAACACAATTGCAGTCTAAAAATTACGATGTTTGTAAAATTGATTCTTTTATATTAAGGCTTCTTGGTTCCCCCCAAAGCGGATGGATAGACATGCAGACAAACAGTAATACCAAAGCAGATTTTCTATACAAACTGACAACATCAAAAGCAGCCTTACAAAATGTAACATTAATTCCTGGTGAAACCACATATGTCTTTTTAAATCAACTTGCAAATAATTTGCATCTAAACAGGACGAAACTGCAAAATGAATTTGAGAGGTATGCACCAGTAAAAGAGGGCGTCTTTATCCCAGATACATATAAACTCCCTGTGGGAATTACAGAAAAAGAACTTATCAGGGTGTTACTTAATATCTCACATAAAAAAATGAAAGAGCTTTCTGCAAAGTTTTTTGGTACCTATAATGAAAAAAAATGGTTTCAATATGTAGCAATAGCTTCTGTAATACAAAAAGAATCGGCCAATACAGCCGAAATGCCTCTTGTGAGTTCTGTTATATATAATAGAATAAAAAAAGGAATGAAACTGCAAATGGATGGAACACTTAATTACGGCAAATATTCTCATCAAAGAGTAACATCGTATAGAATTAAAAACGACACCACTTCCTATAACACATACAAGCACAGAGGACTTCCAGACACACCTGTGTGTAATGTGAGCATAGAAGCGATTAAGGCTGCAATATTCCCTAAAAAAACAAATTATCTCTATTTTATGAAATCTAAAAATGGAATGCATGATTTTGCATGTAACTATTCTACACATTTACGTAATATTAGGCGTGCTACAAAATGA
- a CDS encoding NADP-dependent isocitrate dehydrogenase: MSKIIWSKIDEAPALATYSLLPIVNAFTKEAGVEVVTSDISLAGRVLAAMGLAENELAKLGELVQKPEANIIKLPNISASVGQLKDCIAELQSQGYDIPNYPENPTNAEEEATQAKYSTCLGSAVNPVLREGNSDRRAAHAVKKYAQEHPHRLKAFSENSKAYVAHMNGDGDFYGNEKSVTVDKAQKVTIALNGKELKIIDALDAEILDGTFMSAKKLRAFIQKTIDDAKANGVLWSIHLKATMMKISDPIMFGHAFEVFFKDAFTKYADVFAELKVNPNLGMSDLEKKIAGHPKEVEIKAAFQAVVDSDNPEIAMVDSDKGTTNFNAPNDVIIDASMPVVVREGGKQWNRKGDAIECVAVIPDSTYGVFYEEMIADCVKNGQYDVTTMGNVANVGLMAQKAEEYGSHPTTFEMAENGTVTVTAEDGSELMSFEVEKGDIWRMSRAKDIPIKDWVRLAVERARLTGNPAVFWLDEERAHDAQMIQKVNKYLNEYDTIGLDLKIMDIASATRFTNERVRAGKDTISVTGNVLRDYLTDMYPILELGTSAKMLSIVPLLAGGGLFETGAGGSAPKHVEQFLECGHLRWDSLGEFLALAESLRMMYQKSEDSKIGALTEGLDKANEGYLDNDKAPSRKCGEPDNKASHYWVARYWAEALSIETADTALSDKFTPIAEELIKNEEKILSELAAAEGKPQDIGGYFHPNDEKAANAMRPSATLNAIIDAI, from the coding sequence ATGTCAAAAATTATTTGGTCAAAAATTGATGAAGCTCCGGCTTTAGCAACATATTCACTTTTACCAATCGTAAATGCTTTTACAAAAGAAGCAGGTGTAGAAGTAGTAACTAGTGATATTTCACTGGCAGGTAGAGTTTTAGCGGCAATGGGTCTTGCTGAAAATGAATTAGCTAAGTTAGGTGAATTAGTACAAAAACCGGAAGCTAACATTATTAAGCTTCCAAACATTTCGGCTTCTGTCGGTCAATTAAAAGATTGTATCGCTGAACTTCAGTCTCAAGGGTATGATATTCCTAATTATCCTGAAAATCCTACAAATGCAGAAGAAGAAGCGACTCAAGCAAAATATAGTACATGTCTTGGTTCTGCAGTTAACCCTGTTCTTCGTGAAGGAAATTCTGACAGACGTGCAGCACATGCAGTTAAAAAGTATGCGCAAGAGCATCCACACAGACTAAAAGCATTTTCTGAAAACTCAAAAGCTTATGTTGCTCACATGAATGGTGACGGTGATTTTTATGGGAATGAAAAGTCTGTAACAGTAGACAAAGCTCAAAAAGTTACAATTGCCTTGAATGGTAAAGAGCTTAAAATTATTGATGCGCTTGATGCTGAGATTTTAGACGGTACATTTATGTCAGCTAAAAAACTTCGTGCATTTATCCAAAAAACAATCGATGATGCAAAAGCAAACGGTGTTTTATGGTCTATTCACTTAAAAGCAACAATGATGAAAATCTCTGACCCTATTATGTTTGGTCATGCTTTTGAAGTATTCTTCAAAGATGCATTTACTAAATATGCAGACGTATTTGCAGAATTAAAAGTAAATCCAAACCTTGGTATGAGTGATTTAGAGAAAAAAATTGCAGGTCATCCAAAAGAAGTAGAAATCAAAGCGGCTTTTCAAGCAGTGGTTGATTCTGATAACCCGGAAATTGCAATGGTTGACTCGGATAAAGGTACAACAAACTTCAATGCGCCAAATGACGTAATTATTGATGCTTCTATGCCTGTCGTTGTTCGTGAAGGCGGGAAACAATGGAATCGTAAAGGTGACGCGATAGAGTGTGTTGCAGTTATTCCTGATTCTACTTATGGTGTATTTTATGAAGAGATGATAGCTGACTGTGTTAAAAATGGTCAATACGATGTTACAACTATGGGTAATGTGGCAAATGTTGGACTTATGGCACAAAAAGCAGAAGAGTACGGTTCTCATCCGACTACTTTTGAAATGGCAGAAAACGGTACTGTAACTGTAACAGCCGAAGATGGAAGCGAGCTTATGAGTTTTGAAGTAGAAAAAGGTGATATCTGGAGAATGAGCCGCGCAAAAGACATCCCGATTAAAGACTGGGTTCGTTTAGCAGTTGAGAGAGCTCGTCTTACAGGAAACCCTGCGGTATTCTGGTTAGATGAAGAGAGAGCACATGATGCACAAATGATTCAAAAAGTAAACAAATATCTTAATGAGTATGACACAATAGGTCTTGACCTTAAAATTATGGATATTGCATCAGCTACAAGATTTACAAACGAAAGAGTAAGAGCCGGAAAAGACACAATTTCTGTTACTGGTAATGTTCTTCGTGATTATTTAACTGACATGTACCCGATTTTAGAGCTTGGAACATCTGCAAAAATGCTTTCAATTGTTCCATTATTAGCAGGCGGCGGTCTTTTTGAAACAGGTGCAGGCGGATCAGCTCCAAAACACGTTGAACAATTCTTAGAGTGCGGTCACTTACGTTGGGATTCACTGGGTGAGTTCTTGGCGCTGGCTGAGTCACTTAGAATGATGTATCAAAAAAGTGAAGACAGCAAAATCGGCGCATTAACAGAAGGTCTTGATAAAGCAAACGAAGGATACCTTGATAATGATAAAGCACCTTCAAGAAAATGCGGAGAACCGGATAACAAGGCATCTCACTACTGGGTAGCACGTTACTGGGCTGAGGCACTCAGCATAGAGACTGCTGATACTGCTTTATCCGATAAATTCACTCCAATAGCAGAGGAACTTATTAAAAATGAAGAAAAAATTCTTTCTGAATTAGCAGCTGCAGAAGGAAAACCTCAAGATATTGGCGGTTATTTCCATCCAAATGATGAAAAAGCTGCAAATGCTATGCGTCCATCTGCGACACTTAATGCAATTATTGATGCTATATAG
- the mdh gene encoding malate dehydrogenase, which produces MSQGKRVGIVGAGNVGATVAYSLAMLGSCHEIILRDNKIDVAKGKALDMSQAASAVRSHTVVSVAEEMSDLVDCDVVVVTAGSPRLPGMSRDDLLMINAKITKEVIEGIAKYSPNAIVIMVSNPLDAMTYVALKESGFDRSRVIGMAGILDSSRMAAFIQEKLGYGGGQIRASVMGGHGDDMVPLPRYSTVAGVPLSDVLTNDEIAEIVDRTRHGGAEIVGYLKTGSAYYAPAKSTAIMVDAILKDTKQIHPCAVCLEGEYGYSDVVSGVPVMLGAKGAEKIIEVTLDEKEKAMFAQSCKSVQDLIDTLNKNKFFEGK; this is translated from the coding sequence ATGAGTCAAGGAAAAAGAGTAGGGATAGTAGGTGCTGGTAATGTTGGCGCAACAGTAGCTTACTCTCTGGCAATGCTTGGATCATGTCATGAAATTATACTTCGTGACAATAAGATAGATGTAGCAAAGGGAAAGGCTCTTGATATGTCCCAGGCAGCTTCTGCTGTAAGAAGTCATACTGTAGTAAGTGTTGCTGAAGAGATGTCTGATTTAGTTGATTGTGATGTCGTTGTAGTAACTGCAGGCAGTCCAAGACTGCCGGGTATGAGCCGTGATGATTTACTGATGATAAATGCAAAAATCACAAAAGAGGTAATTGAAGGTATTGCAAAGTATTCTCCAAATGCAATTGTAATTATGGTCTCAAACCCACTTGACGCTATGACATATGTAGCACTCAAAGAGAGTGGATTTGATAGAAGCCGTGTTATAGGAATGGCTGGAATACTTGACAGTTCAAGAATGGCTGCATTTATTCAAGAAAAGCTTGGATATGGCGGTGGACAGATTCGTGCTTCGGTTATGGGCGGTCATGGAGATGACATGGTGCCTCTTCCTCGTTATTCTACTGTAGCAGGTGTTCCTCTTTCGGATGTACTTACTAATGATGAAATAGCTGAAATTGTTGACAGAACGCGCCATGGTGGTGCTGAAATAGTCGGTTATTTAAAAACAGGCTCAGCATACTATGCTCCTGCAAAATCAACAGCAATTATGGTAGATGCGATACTTAAAGATACAAAACAGATTCATCCGTGTGCAGTATGTTTAGAGGGTGAATACGGTTACAGTGATGTTGTTTCAGGTGTTCCTGTAATGCTTGGTGCCAAAGGTGCTGAAAAAATCATCGAAGTAACTCTTGATGAAAAAGAAAAAGCAATGTTTGCTCAATCTTGTAAATCTGTTCAAGATTTAATAGATACTTTAAATAAAAATAAATTTTTTGAAGGGAAATAA
- the fumC gene encoding class II fumarate hydratase, which produces MKTRIEKDTMGEIEVPQDAYWGAQTQRSIQNFKIGEEKMPYEITRAFSYLKKAVALVNKDLGKLDAKKADAIAQAADDMLAGKLDGNYPLVVWQTGSGTQSNMNNNEVLANRATEILGGDFTKEKLVHPNDDVNKSQSSNDTYPTALHVASVIAVEEQLLPAIAKLKATLQAKSEAFKDIVKIGRTHLQDATPLTLGQEISGWVEMLNKCEKMAKDSLEAVRELALGGTAVGTGLNAHPELGERVAKKLSELTGHDFITAPNKFHALTSHDALVFAHGALKALAADMMKIANDVRWLASGPRCGLGEIEIPANEPGSSIMPGKVNPTQSEAVTMVTCQVMGNDATIGFAASQGNFELNVFKPVIAYNFLQSVRLLSDSIVSFNDNAAVGIKPVESKIDHYLHDSLMLVTALNPYIGYENAAKIAKTAHANNSTLKETAVELGLLTPEQFDEYVKPEEMIAPKA; this is translated from the coding sequence ATGAAAACTCGTATAGAAAAAGACACAATGGGAGAAATTGAAGTACCTCAAGATGCTTATTGGGGAGCTCAAACACAAAGAAGTATTCAAAACTTTAAAATCGGTGAAGAAAAAATGCCATATGAAATTACTCGTGCATTTTCATACCTGAAAAAAGCAGTAGCACTTGTCAATAAAGACCTTGGAAAACTTGATGCTAAAAAAGCCGATGCAATTGCGCAGGCTGCTGATGATATGTTAGCAGGTAAACTTGACGGAAATTATCCTCTAGTTGTATGGCAAACAGGTTCAGGTACGCAATCAAATATGAACAACAACGAAGTGCTTGCAAATCGTGCTACTGAAATACTTGGCGGTGATTTTACAAAAGAAAAGCTTGTTCACCCTAATGATGATGTAAATAAATCTCAATCTTCAAACGATACATATCCAACTGCTTTACATGTAGCTTCTGTTATCGCTGTTGAAGAGCAGCTGCTTCCAGCTATTGCAAAACTTAAAGCTACGCTTCAAGCAAAAAGTGAAGCTTTTAAAGATATCGTAAAAATTGGTCGTACACATTTACAGGATGCAACGCCTTTAACGCTTGGTCAAGAAATAAGCGGCTGGGTTGAAATGCTTAACAAATGTGAAAAAATGGCTAAAGATTCACTTGAAGCTGTTCGAGAATTAGCACTTGGCGGAACTGCAGTTGGAACAGGATTGAATGCTCACCCTGAGCTCGGCGAAAGAGTCGCTAAAAAATTAAGTGAACTTACTGGTCATGATTTTATCACTGCACCAAACAAGTTTCATGCACTTACTTCACATGATGCACTTGTTTTTGCTCATGGTGCCCTAAAAGCGCTGGCAGCAGATATGATGAAAATCGCAAATGATGTAAGATGGTTGGCTTCTGGACCACGTTGTGGTTTAGGTGAAATTGAGATTCCTGCAAATGAACCTGGAAGTTCTATTATGCCGGGTAAAGTAAATCCTACACAAAGCGAAGCAGTAACAATGGTTACTTGTCAAGTTATGGGTAATGATGCAACAATCGGTTTTGCAGCTTCACAAGGTAATTTTGAATTAAATGTTTTTAAACCTGTTATTGCTTACAATTTCTTACAATCAGTGCGTCTTTTAAGTGATTCTATCGTTTCATTTAATGACAATGCTGCTGTAGGTATTAAACCTGTTGAGAGTAAAATAGATCACTATCTGCATGATTCATTAATGCTTGTAACTGCTCTTAACCCATATATTGGATATGAAAATGCAGCTAAAATTGCAAAAACTGCGCATGCAAATAACTCTACATTGAAAGAAACAGCTGTTGAACTGGGTCTTTTGACACCTGAGCAGTTTGACGAATATGTAAAACCAGAAGAAATGATAGCGCCCAAGGCCTAA
- the sucC gene encoding ADP-forming succinate--CoA ligase subunit beta gives MNIHEYQAKQIFAQYGVPTPRGMVANTPDEAVKAAHELGGNIWVVKAQIHAGGRGLGGGVKLAKSIEEVKELAGEILGMTLVTHQTGPEGKLVQKVYIEEGADIKDELYLSVVLDRAQEMPIIMASTEGGMDIETVAEKTPEKIIKVTIDPSIGFQGFHGRELVFGLGITDKNEQRKMIDFASKLYKVYMDKDAEMIEINPLIKTGAGDFIALDGKMGFDDSALGRHPELEDMRDISEEDPDEREASQYGLSYIALDGEIGCMVNGAGLAMGTMDTINYMGGTPANFLDVGGSANAETVAKGFEIILKNPNVKAIFVNIFGGIVRCDRIANGILEATKLVDVHVPVIVRLDGTNAPEAAEILKNANIANVIAATDLADGAAKAVAAAKGEL, from the coding sequence ATGAATATACATGAATATCAGGCAAAACAGATTTTTGCTCAGTATGGTGTTCCAACACCTAGAGGTATGGTGGCAAACACACCAGATGAAGCAGTAAAAGCTGCACATGAATTAGGTGGAAACATTTGGGTAGTAAAAGCACAAATACATGCTGGAGGACGCGGACTTGGCGGTGGTGTTAAGCTTGCAAAATCTATAGAAGAAGTAAAAGAGTTAGCAGGCGAAATCTTAGGAATGACACTTGTAACTCACCAAACAGGACCAGAAGGTAAACTTGTACAAAAAGTTTATATAGAAGAGGGTGCAGATATTAAAGATGAGTTATATCTTTCTGTAGTACTTGACCGTGCACAAGAGATGCCTATTATTATGGCTTCAACTGAAGGCGGTATGGATATTGAAACTGTTGCGGAAAAAACTCCGGAAAAAATCATTAAAGTGACTATTGATCCTTCTATTGGATTTCAGGGATTTCACGGTCGTGAATTAGTTTTTGGTCTTGGAATTACAGATAAAAACGAACAACGTAAAATGATTGATTTTGCTTCTAAACTTTATAAAGTTTATATGGATAAAGATGCAGAAATGATTGAAATCAATCCATTGATTAAAACCGGAGCAGGGGATTTTATTGCACTAGACGGTAAAATGGGATTTGATGATTCAGCTCTTGGGCGTCATCCTGAACTCGAAGATATGCGAGATATATCTGAAGAAGACCCGGATGAAAGAGAAGCGAGTCAATATGGTCTTTCTTACATCGCTCTTGATGGTGAGATTGGTTGTATGGTAAATGGTGCCGGCCTTGCGATGGGTACTATGGATACTATTAACTATATGGGTGGAACACCTGCAAACTTCCTTGATGTTGGTGGTTCAGCAAATGCTGAGACAGTTGCGAAAGGTTTTGAAATTATTTTGAAAAACCCAAATGTAAAAGCTATTTTTGTAAATATTTTCGGTGGTATTGTACGTTGTGACCGTATTGCAAACGGAATTTTGGAAGCTACAAAACTTGTAGATGTTCATGTTCCTGTTATTGTTCGTCTTGATGGTACAAATGCACCAGAAGCAGCAGAAATTCTTAAAAATGCAAATATTGCTAATGTTATTGCTGCAACAGATTTAGCAGACGGTGCTGCAAAAGCAGTAGCTGCAGCAAAAGGAGAGTTATAA
- the sucD gene encoding succinate--CoA ligase subunit alpha: protein MSILVNKDTKVIVQGFTGKEGTFHAEQCIDYGTKIVGGVTPNKGGETHLGKPVFNTVKDAVDATGATVSMVFVPPAFVADAVMEAADAGIELAVIITEGAPVKDMMYAKQYATKHNMKTIGPNCPGIITADECKIGIMPGMIFKKGNVGLISKSGTLTYEGANQVVKEGFGITTAVGIGGDPIIGLSYKQILPMFEADPETEAIVMIGEIGGDLEIQAAKLIKEQITKPVVAFIAGQTAPKGKRMGHAGAIISGSAGTAKEKMDALEAAGVKVVVSPAEIGKAVAEVLAAK, encoded by the coding sequence ATGTCTATTTTAGTAAATAAAGATACAAAAGTTATCGTTCAGGGTTTTACTGGTAAAGAGGGTACTTTTCATGCTGAGCAATGTATTGATTATGGTACAAAGATTGTTGGCGGCGTAACGCCAAACAAAGGTGGTGAGACACATCTTGGTAAACCGGTTTTTAATACTGTTAAAGATGCAGTAGATGCTACCGGCGCTACTGTTTCTATGGTTTTCGTTCCACCTGCATTTGTTGCAGATGCCGTAATGGAAGCTGCTGATGCTGGAATTGAACTTGCTGTAATTATTACAGAAGGTGCTCCTGTTAAAGATATGATGTATGCTAAACAATATGCTACAAAACATAATATGAAAACAATAGGGCCAAACTGTCCCGGTATTATTACTGCTGATGAGTGTAAAATCGGAATTATGCCTGGTATGATTTTCAAAAAAGGAAATGTCGGATTGATTTCTAAATCTGGTACATTAACGTATGAAGGTGCAAACCAAGTTGTTAAAGAAGGTTTTGGTATTACAACTGCAGTTGGTATTGGTGGAGACCCGATTATTGGTCTTTCATACAAGCAAATTTTACCGATGTTTGAAGCAGATCCAGAAACTGAAGCAATCGTTATGATTGGTGAAATTGGTGGGGATCTTGAAATTCAAGCTGCAAAACTTATTAAAGAACAAATAACTAAACCTGTTGTTGCATTTATTGCGGGTCAAACTGCTCCTAAAGGCAAACGCATGGGGCATGCCGGTGCCATTATCTCTGGAAGTGCCGGAACTGCAAAAGAAAAAATGGATGCATTAGAAGCAGCTGGTGTAAAAGTAGTTGTTTCTCCTGCTGAAATTGGAAAAGCTGTTGCAGAAGTGTTGGCTGCTAAATAG
- a CDS encoding 4Fe-4S dicluster domain-containing protein — protein MGTFKTENPGDQPVWVNTSNCKACDICVSVCPSGVLGMVYEKTSTLGAMISIDHPEACIGCMECELSCPDFAIYVADRKELKTAGLGFAKLTDESKARQAAIVANNYMSLDEEGAK, from the coding sequence ATGGGAACTTTTAAAACTGAAAACCCAGGCGATCAACCTGTATGGGTTAATACAAGCAACTGTAAAGCATGTGATATTTGTGTATCAGTATGTCCTTCAGGTGTACTTGGAATGGTTTATGAAAAAACATCTACACTTGGAGCAATGATTTCTATTGATCATCCAGAAGCTTGTATTGGATGTATGGAATGTGAATTGTCTTGTCCTGATTTTGCAATTTATGTGGCTGATAGAAAAGAGTTAAAAACTGCTGGATTAGGCTTTGCTAAACTAACAGATGAGTCAAAAGCTAGACAAGCTGCGATTGTCGCAAATAATTATATGTCTTTAGACGAAGAAGGAGCTAAATAA
- a CDS encoding 2-oxoglutarate synthase subunit alpha gives MAREVISTGNELAAKAAVEAGARFFGGYPITPSSEIMHVSSDMLPKVGGTAIQMEDEIAGISAALGASMAGTKSYTATSGPGISLKAEQIGLAFIAEIPLVIFNVMRGGPSTGLPTRVSQADIGQAQYPTHGDYASITLCAGSLTECYTQSVRAFNLAEKYMTPVFMLLDETIGHMHGKAMLPDTEEIESSIIDREKFHGNPSDYKPYDVPMNKPAVLNPMFEGYKYHITGLHHGDEGFPTEDAAQCEFNIERLVGKINTVHLENNGLDDLPDYEEVDLEDADVCIIAYGSIALGAYEAVKKLRSEGIKAGLFRPIMLWPSPIKRLEEIGKKFENRIMVTELNMGQYSKEIERVIKRNDFTTLLKANGRPIAPAEMVAKVKEMI, from the coding sequence ATGGCAAGAGAAGTAATTTCAACTGGTAATGAACTTGCAGCAAAAGCTGCAGTAGAAGCTGGTGCTAGATTTTTTGGAGGATATCCGATTACTCCATCATCAGAGATTATGCATGTATCTTCAGATATGTTACCAAAAGTTGGCGGAACAGCAATACAAATGGAAGATGAAATAGCCGGTATTTCCGCTGCACTTGGTGCTTCTATGGCTGGTACAAAATCATATACTGCGACTTCAGGTCCTGGTATTTCACTCAAAGCTGAACAAATTGGTCTTGCTTTTATTGCTGAAATTCCATTGGTAATTTTCAATGTAATGCGTGGTGGCCCATCAACTGGTCTTCCAACTCGTGTTTCTCAAGCAGATATTGGTCAAGCACAATACCCAACGCATGGTGATTATGCATCAATTACTTTATGTGCCGGTTCACTAACTGAGTGTTATACACAAAGTGTTCGTGCATTTAATTTAGCTGAAAAATATATGACTCCTGTATTTATGCTTTTAGATGAAACAATTGGGCACATGCATGGCAAAGCGATGCTTCCTGATACTGAAGAGATTGAAAGTTCAATTATAGATAGAGAAAAATTTCATGGTAATCCGTCTGATTATAAGCCTTATGATGTGCCTATGAATAAACCAGCTGTACTTAATCCTATGTTTGAAGGATATAAATATCACATTACTGGTCTTCACCATGGTGATGAAGGCTTCCCGACAGAAGATGCTGCACAATGTGAATTCAATATTGAACGTTTAGTTGGTAAAATAAACACTGTACATTTAGAAAATAATGGACTTGATGATTTACCGGATTATGAAGAAGTTGATTTGGAAGATGCAGATGTTTGTATCATCGCTTATGGTTCAATAGCACTTGGTGCTTATGAAGCTGTTAAAAAACTTCGTTCAGAAGGTATTAAAGCTGGTCTATTTAGACCAATTATGTTGTGGCCATCTCCTATTAAAAGACTAGAAGAGATTGGTAAGAAATTCGAAAACAGAATTATGGTTACTGAACTTAATATGGGTCAGTACTCAAAAGAAATTGAACGCGTTATTAAGCGTAATGATTTTACTACTTTACTAAAAGCAAATGGTCGCCCAATAGCACCTGCTGAAATGGTAGCAAAAGTTAAGGAGATGATTTAA
- a CDS encoding 2-oxoglutarate ferredoxin oxidoreductase subunit beta, with translation MAFNYDKYLRVNKMPTLWCWGCGDGVILKATIRAIEKMGWDMDNVCVVSGIGCSGRFSSYIDCNTVHTTHGRTVAYATGVKLAKPHANVIVVAGDGDGLAIGGNHTIHGCRRNIDLNFILINNFIYGLTNSQTSPTTPRGFWTVSQKNGNIDPTFNASNLAIGAGASFVAREAMTDPKKLEKILVKAFSHKGFSFIEVLSNCHINLGRKNKMLSAMDNLKWIDDITLPLKKWEALEDEVEKENILPTGVLREVEQEEYCDMYKEIQMAAQGQRAKITQADFEKKI, from the coding sequence ATGGCATTTAATTATGATAAATATTTACGTGTAAACAAGATGCCGACACTATGGTGTTGGGGTTGTGGTGATGGTGTTATTTTAAAAGCAACTATCCGTGCTATTGAGAAAATGGGTTGGGATATGGACAATGTTTGTGTTGTATCTGGTATTGGTTGTTCTGGCCGTTTTTCTTCATACATAGATTGTAACACTGTTCATACAACGCATGGTCGTACTGTTGCATATGCAACAGGTGTTAAGCTTGCTAAGCCGCATGCAAATGTAATCGTTGTTGCAGGAGACGGTGATGGTCTTGCAATTGGTGGAAATCACACCATTCATGGTTGTCGTCGAAATATTGATTTGAATTTCATTTTAATCAATAACTTTATTTATGGCCTTACAAACTCTCAAACATCTCCAACTACACCTCGTGGTTTTTGGACTGTTTCTCAAAAGAATGGTAATATCGATCCGACTTTTAACGCTTCTAACTTGGCAATTGGGGCAGGAGCTTCTTTTGTTGCTCGTGAAGCAATGACAGACCCTAAAAAATTAGAAAAAATTCTTGTAAAAGCTTTTTCTCATAAGGGTTTCAGTTTTATTGAAGTACTTTCTAATTGTCACATTAATCTTGGTCGTAAAAATAAAATGCTTTCAGCAATGGACAATTTGAAATGGATTGATGACATCACTTTACCACTTAAAAAATGGGAAGCTCTTGAAGATGAAGTTGAAAAAGAAAATATACTTCCAACTGGTGTATTAAGAGAAGTTGAACAAGAAGAATACTGCGATATGTATAAAGAGATTCAAATGGCTGCACAAGGTCAACGTGCTAAAATCACTCAAGCTGATTTTGAGAAAAAAATATAA
- a CDS encoding 2-oxoacid:acceptor oxidoreductase family protein, with protein sequence MRHTLRFTGVGGQGVLLAGEIMAACKIKNGGYGLKTATYTSQVRGGATVVDITLDDEEIRYPYANEGEIDFMLSVADVSYHQFKNGVRPGNKIVVDPNLVHPTDEDRKTWEIIEIPIITIAKEEVGNVITQSVVALAITNTMTGVLPEESLVETMLSKVPKKVHEANIKAYALGKAYALDAMGTK encoded by the coding sequence ATGAGACATACTTTAAGATTTACTGGTGTTGGTGGACAAGGTGTTCTTCTTGCCGGTGAAATTATGGCTGCTTGTAAAATTAAGAATGGTGGTTATGGTTTAAAAACTGCTACTTATACTTCTCAAGTGCGTGGTGGTGCAACAGTTGTTGATATTACACTTGATGATGAAGAAATTCGTTATCCGTATGCAAATGAAGGCGAGATTGATTTCATGCTTTCTGTTGCAGATGTTTCTTATCACCAATTTAAAAATGGTGTAAGACCAGGTAACAAAATTGTTGTTGATCCAAATCTTGTTCACCCAACTGATGAAGACAGAAAAACTTGGGAAATTATTGAGATTCCTATTATTACAATTGCAAAAGAAGAGGTTGGTAATGTTATTACTCAATCTGTTGTTGCTCTTGCAATTACAAATACAATGACTGGTGTACTTCCAGAAGAGTCTTTAGTAGAAACAATGCTTTCTAAAGTTCCTAAAAAAGTACATGAAGCAAATATAAAAGCATATGCACTCGGTAAAGCATATGCACTAGATGCAATGGGAACTAAATAA